The Sorangiineae bacterium MSr11367 genome window below encodes:
- a CDS encoding TauD/TfdA family dioxygenase, whose amino-acid sequence MSFPPIVSPSGPGELPDFAESIRAAVEEQLTRHGAVLFRGFPVRGPQDFERIVSFVTPDLLEYTFGSTPRSQLSGRIYTSTEYPAHQQIPLHNEQSYTAEWPLKIWFYCAKPALEGGETPLADSREVLRRIPARIRERFVAKKVMYTRNYGNGLDVPWQKVFGTEDPKVVESFCRDAGIICEWKEDGELRTRQICQAIATHPHTKDVVWFNQAHLFHVSNLEPAAREGLLAVFAEDELPRNAFYGDGTPIEDGVLDEIRGVYGQVAVSFPWQEGDVVLADNMLVAHGRSSFKGPRKVLVAMAESYRPEEGAST is encoded by the coding sequence GTGAGCTTTCCCCCCATCGTGAGCCCGAGCGGGCCGGGCGAGCTGCCGGACTTCGCCGAAAGCATCCGCGCCGCCGTGGAAGAGCAGCTCACGAGGCATGGGGCCGTTCTCTTCCGCGGATTTCCCGTGCGCGGCCCCCAGGACTTCGAGCGCATCGTCTCGTTCGTCACACCCGATCTTCTGGAGTACACCTTCGGCTCGACGCCGCGGTCGCAACTGTCCGGGCGCATCTACACGTCCACCGAGTACCCGGCGCACCAGCAGATCCCGCTGCACAACGAGCAGTCGTACACGGCGGAGTGGCCGCTCAAGATTTGGTTCTACTGCGCCAAGCCCGCGCTCGAGGGAGGTGAGACACCGCTCGCCGATAGCCGCGAGGTGTTGCGCCGGATCCCGGCGCGCATCCGCGAGCGCTTCGTGGCCAAGAAGGTGATGTACACGCGCAACTACGGCAACGGCCTCGACGTTCCTTGGCAGAAGGTCTTCGGCACGGAGGACCCCAAGGTGGTCGAGAGCTTCTGCCGCGACGCGGGGATCATCTGCGAGTGGAAAGAAGATGGTGAGCTGCGCACGCGGCAGATTTGCCAAGCCATTGCCACGCACCCGCACACCAAGGACGTGGTCTGGTTCAATCAAGCGCACCTCTTCCACGTCTCGAACCTCGAGCCGGCGGCGCGCGAAGGTTTGCTCGCCGTCTTCGCCGAGGACGAGTTGCCTCGCAACGCTTTTTACGGCGATGGCACGCCCATCGAGGACGGTGTCCTCGACGAGATCCGCGGGGTCTATGGCCAGGTCGCCGTGTCCTTCCCTTGGCAGGAGGGCGACGTGGTGCTGGCCGACAACATGCTGGTGGCCCACGGTCGGTCGTCCTTCAAAGGGCCCCGCAAGGTGCTGGTGGCCATGGCCGAATCGTACCGTCCCGAGGAGGGAGCGTCGACGTGA
- a CDS encoding MbtH family protein — protein sequence MSEEHDDTTTYKVVVNHEEQYSIWPEYRDNPLGWRDAGKSGSKAECLDHIAQVWTDMRPLSLRNQMEGKTP from the coding sequence ATGAGCGAAGAACACGACGACACGACGACGTACAAAGTGGTGGTCAACCACGAGGAGCAGTATTCGATCTGGCCGGAGTACCGCGACAATCCTCTGGGCTGGCGCGATGCGGGCAAGAGCGGCTCGAAGGCCGAATGCCTAGATCACATCGCCCAGGTTTGGACCGACATGCGGCCCCTCAGCCTGCGCAACCAGATGGAAGGCAAGACGCCGTGA